DNA from Pirellulales bacterium:
GCCAATGAACAACTCGGCTTCGCGTGCCGGAATACGTCCACCGCAACCGGCGACCGAGATCGTATGCGCTTGCCGGTTCGCGTTGACAGAAATACCAAGTCGCGCGAGCGAGTCGAGCATGACGTGGGTGTCGTCGCTCTCGAGCGCTCCGGTCAAAAGGGATGATCCCTTGGCCAAAGCGGCACAGATCAGCGCGCGATTGGTAATGCTCTTCGAGCCGGGGGGGCGAATCGTGCCCGCCACGGTTCCACCAGGTTGCATCTCCAGGGAATCGCTCACCGCGTTTCCCTCACTTGCTGGCCTGGGTGGCGTCGGCAATCTTCCACAGGTGGCCGACGCCGCGAAGATAGATCGCCCCGTCGACGAGCGCGGGGGATCCGAGCACCGAATCGCCCAGTTCGTTTTCGGCCACGACTTCTCCCTTTTCGCCCAGCTTGACCACCAGCGTGAGACCATCCTGGTTCACGCAATACATGTGATCGCCCGCCAGGACGGGCGTGGCCCAGAAAGTTCCCTTCAGCCGGGCCTGCCACTTCATGTCCGACTTGTCGTCGGCACAGGCGAGCACGCCCGAGCGGTTGATGACGTAGATCAAATCGCGGTCGAACACCGGACTGCCGGCATAGGGCCCCAGGCGATTCGACTTCCACAGCACCTCGACCGCTCCGTCTTTCGCAGCAGGCTTGAGCGCGGTCAGTCCATCGGCCGGCAAGTAGACGATGCCGTCGGCACTGCACGACGAAGCGATCGACTGGCAAGAAGCGTCGTAGCTCCACAGGATCTTGCCGCTCGCAGGATCGTGGGCCGTCGTACGATCGGGAGACTGAATCAGCACGACGTCGGTCGAGGCGCCATTTTCGGCCGGGGCACGGAAGAGTGTCGGCGACGTCCAGCAGGCCGTCTTTGTCAGATCGTGACGCCACAGATCGGTGCCGTCTTTCTTGTTGATGCCGGCGGCAAACGATTCTCCCTGAGACTGGCACTGTACGATCACCGTATTCCCCACGACCAGCGGCGACGAAGCCATGCCGACGTCGTTGGCCGCGGTGGGGTAATCGTGCGTCAGACCGCGCAGCCAGCGGAGATTTCCTTCGAGGTCGAGACAGATCAGGTCGTTCGACGAGTAAAAGGCAAAGATCGACTCGCCGTCCGAGGCCGGTGTCGGCGCGGCAACCGAGCTGGTCGGATGATGCAGCGTGCGGCCGGTCGCCCAGAAACGCCGTTCCCACAGGAGCGAACCATCGGATGTCTTGAAGCACATCACGTGGAGCCGATCATCTTTGATGCCGCTCGAGGCGGTGATGACGACCCGATTGCCGATCACAATCGGTCCGGAGACGCCCGCCCCCGGCAGGGGAGATTTCCAGGCCACGTTTTCCTGGGCGCTCCATTTCAAGGGATAGGTCGAGCCGCTGGCGATGCTCTGGTTGGCGTTGCCACGAAACTCGAGCCAGTCGGCGCCGAGCATGGGGATCGTCGTCAAGAGCAGCAACAGGGTGCTCGAAACGCGTGAACACGTGGGGGCAGATTTCTGTGTCATAGCAATCCGACAACAAAGGGGCACAGGCCGCCGGCCTGTGCGAGGCCTAAAGTAATTCTTCCTATCAATCCAAGCACCGGCTGGCAGCCGGTGCCACGGTTGCCAATGTTAGTTGGAATCTTCCGCAGACGCGGCCGCAGGTTGCGGGCTGATCGCCTTGGCGGGGGTCGGCGGGCGATCGGTCGACAGGATGGCCGTGCCGGTCGCGTCGCACACGCGCAGTTGGAACTGCCAGTCCTGGGCCCAATCTTCTTTCTGCTCGTTCTGACAAATCTTGAGCAAGATGCGGTTCTTGCCCTGGTGCATCGCGCCGGTGGCCATGTACTGATCGATCTCGGAACCGGCGTGGTAGGCCTCGCGTTGATGAACGAGCTGGCCGTTGAGCCAGATCTTGTTGGCGTTGATACAGCCCAAACGCAATTCGACGGGCTGATCGGCCGGCGAATCGAAGTCCGCCACCGCGTAGGCAATCGCGCCGTTGTGCTTGGCGATGGCCGTGTTCAGATTGACGGTGCCGTACTGGTCCTCGGTCTGGTGATCGTTCCACGAGATCTCGGCGCCATCCTTCCCCTCGTAGGTGGCGGCAAAGTCGATCTCCGACTCCGGCGGGAAGGCCTTGTCGAAGTTGATCGATCCGGTGTGATCGAAGGGCCCGATCAGCTTCCACTCCATGATGAAACCGAAGTGCTTCGGCAGATCGACCGTTTCGCCCAGTGCGGTCAAGCGTCCTTCGATGAGCTTGATCTGATCGACGTCGCGGGCAGCGTCGAGCGCCCGACGATACGACCGGATCGCCTCGGCATTCTGCTGGCCCTCTTCTTCCAACTTGGCCGTGTCGAGCTGTCGCGTGACGGCATCGCGGCGGAACTCCACGCTCGGATCGTCGAGCATGTCGGGAATCAAACGGTCGGGCGTGCTCGGGTCGACTCGCGTCAGCCACTCGAAGGCCAGTCGCCGCGCGCGTGGGGCATGGCTCGTATCGAGCACGAAGGCCTCGAGTTCCTTTGCCGGGAGCGCGCCCCCCTTGGCCATCTCGCGCGCGGCCACGGCCTCGACCGCCGCGGCCAGCCAGTTGGCGCTCAGCGGGCCGGCGCCGTCGATGCCGGAGAGGATCTCGGGCAACTGCTCCGCGTCGGCGTTGCTCAACTGCTGCCAGGCCTGCATGGCTTCACGATTGCCGGAGGCCATGGGGCCCACGGAGCGAAGCTGGTTCACCAGGGGTGTCAGTTCGGCGGAAAAACCCGAGGCAGCCGGCCCTAGAGCCAACCCGGCCAGGGCCATGTGATAAGCGAACCGCATCCACGAATCTCCCGAAGTGCGCATCTGGTGAGCCAATCGCCTGCGACGAGATATTGTAGTGGACGACGGCCAAAGCGGGAAAGCGGCGACGGATGGCCCGCTCGTGAAAAACGGTCGGGCGAGTAGCGCACCCGTGGCACGACTACTCGCCCGGCGAGGGGACTCTGCCCCATGTCCCGTCCCGCGTTAGGGGGTGGCGGGATCGATCCAGTAGGTCTGGCCCTCGATATTCACCAGCACGGGTTCATCGAAGGCCAGGTACCTGGCGATCTCGCGGCCATGCTGGTCGGCCAGCTTGAAGTAGTCGTCGCTGAATTGGACGAGACGGATGGCGTTCTTCTCCGCTTCTTCGGACACGGTCGAATCGACCCAGCGATTCGCGCGGCGATAGAACGACTTGGCCCCCAGATTGCGCACGTTGTCGACGACCGACTCCTCTTCATCGGCATGGAGCGAGGGGAGTCCGCGCACGAGTCCGTCGGCGCCACCGACGGCTCCCAAGGCCGCCGGGGCGGCCATCTGCGCGTTTTGCAGCGACGACTTGGCCGCACGTTGCAGGAAGCCGAACTGACCGTTCGTCTCCGAGAGTTGTTCGAGTGCGACGCCCGCTCGCGTGGCGTTGGCGGCCGTCTCGTGCAGGTTGGTCGAATCGTCGGCCAGGAACGACGTGTAGGGGGTCAAGATGCCATGTCGCGTGGCCAGTTCGACCAACTCGCGGACGAGCTCGTCGTTCTTGCCCTTGAGATCGATCTCGTCGATGATCTCGCCGACGCGACGCATGGCCCACAGTTTCTCGACGAAGGCGTAGCTGTCGTCCTTGCTCTTCTCGACCAGCTCGGCGGTGAAGTCGTAACTTTGCCGCGCACCGTGAACCTGGCCGGAAATCGTCACCTGGATGTTGCCTGGCTTGCGGTAACGCCCGACGAGGACGAGCTGTTCGCCTTCGAACAGGTCGTAGTTCTCGCGCGGATAGAGCCGATTGACCGGCGAGCTGTTGCCCGCCTCGTCCATGACAAACTCGATTTTCACGTCGGTGAGCACGGGCGATTCGATGCGGCGATAAAGACGGCTCACGCGGTCTTCGATGTTCTCGTTCGGTTGTACGAACTCGCTTTGGCCGTGATTTACGCGGGCGAGCTTGTCCAGCAGCCGGCTGTTCACGTCAAATCCCACGCCGAAGGGAAAGATCCGCGCGCGGACTTGATTCGTTTCCTTCGTGCGAGCGACGATCTTCGCCTCGTTTTGCTCGCCCTGGGTGGGCAAGCCGTCGGTGAGGAAGATCACATAGTTGGGGCGGCTATTGTCGACGAGCTGGCCTAGCGCGGCGGTCAGCGCGCCGTCGATGTTCGTGCTCCCCCCGGCGTAGAGTCCCTCGACAAACGTCAGGGCCGCCTGGCGGGTCTCGTCGTCGAACTTCTGCAGTTCCGGCCGGAAGAGCTCGATTTCGCTGTCGTAGGCCACAATGTTGAACAAGTCTCCCGAACGCAGGTTATTTAAGACGAACTTGAGCGCGCCGCGGGCTTGCTCGATCTTTTCCCCACTCATGCTGCCGGAGCGATCGACGACGAAGACCACCGTCTTTGCCGGACGCTCGGCGGCCTGCGCCTCGATGCGCGGGCTGGCCAAGAGCAGGAAGAACCCTTCGTCCTCATCCGTGGGGCGATAGCTCAATACCGCCGTCCCCACCTTGCCGGGATCGACCGCGTAGAACAATCGAAAATCGTCGCGCGGGATCGACTTACTGGCCGTGTAAGTCACGGTGGCGTGGTTCGAGTCGGGACGCTCGATGTTCACCGGGTAACTGGGACTGTAGACGTTCTTGATCTCGATGGCACTTTCGATCGTCACCTTCAGTTTGACGTCGTCGATCGGGCGCGAGGTGTACTTCGCCGTGCTCAGCGGGAAGACGAAGTCGGTCAGTCCGCGGTCCGTGCGGCAGATCTGCGAATAACGTAAAGTGACCGTGCGCTTCTGTCCCGCGGGAATCGGGAAGACGCTCGTGCGGAACATGCCCGTGCCGATCCACTCGAGCAGCGCGGGATCGCGATTCTTGCGCACGATTTCTTCGTACAGCTTGCGGGCCTCGTCGGCCGAAAGCAGTTTCGCGGGGTACTCCTTGCCGTCGACGAGCAGCGTGAGTTGATCGACGGCGCCGTCGTAGGGAAGCGGGAAGACAAACTCGGCCTCGAGGGTCGAACTGCCGGTATTCTCGAAGGTCTGCGAGACCTGGACTCGCGCAATTTGATCGACCAACCGCACGTCGACCGAAAGCTCGTCGATCTTATAGCTGGGCTGCGTCGGCTGCGGCAGGATCGGCCGAGGCAGACGCACACGTTGGGCGGGGTCGGTAACGACCAACAAACCCTGTGCCCGTGACACAGAAGTGAACGTCGCGCCCAGCGCCATGGCGATCAGCACCGGAAGCACGAAGGACGATGCGAGGCCGTTCGTGGCTCGCGCCGGATGAGTACATGCGTTCATTTCGATTCCTTCCAGGGGAAGCATGCCGGGATCCCTATTTCCAACGTGCTTGGCCAGCAGTCCTTAGGGAGATTCACCCGCCTCGCCCCGGAGCGGGGCGCACGGCGGAACGAAATTGAGACGCCCGGCCGCGGGCGAAAGTTCCCAAGAAAATTGCCACGCGGGGATGGCCGATCGGAATCGGGCCGAAACAGCGCCTTTGAACTGCTCGGCGGGGCGATTACCATCGTGAGAACTTGGGTCAGCGACAGCGAGGCCGCTTGCCCACCAATTCGACCTGCCTACACGCCGGAGAAGCACCTTGAACCATTCGACCTGCGTTCATTCGTTTCGTTTTCTGGGCCGACGTTGCGGCCAATTATTCGTGCTCGCATTGTCGCTGTTGGCATGCGGCGCGACGGTCGTTCGGGCCGAAACCTGGGGAGAAAAGCTCGGCTATCCGGCCGACGCCCGGGTACTGATCCTGCACGCCGACGACATCGGCATGTGCTACGAAGCAAACGAGGCCGCCAAGAACTATCTGCCCGCGGGGGACATCCAGTCGGCGGCGATGATGGTTCCCTGTCCCTGGTTCAACGAGATCGCGAACTGGTACCAGGAGCATCCCGAGCATGACATGGGGCTCCACCTGGCGATGAACAGCGAGTGGAAATGGTACCGTTGGGGGCCCGTTGCCCCGCGCGAGAAGGTGCCCAACATGATCGACCGCGAGGGGTACCTGCACCGCGACATTCTGCCACTGGTGGCCAAGGCGAAGGGGGACGAGATCGAGACCGAGATCCGGGCCCAGGTCGAGCGCGCCTTGAGCCGGGGGATCAAGCCGAGCCACATCGACACGCACATGGGAGCTCTCTACGCGCGCCCCGACTACACGGCGGCCTATCTCAAGGTGGCCGAAGAGTATCGCATTCCGGCGATGGTGATCGAACCATCGGACCGCGTGGCCGAGAAGTTTCGCAAGCAAGGCGTTCCTGTCTCCGAGCAACTCCGCTCGATGCTGGTGAACTACAAGCTGCCGAAGCTCGACTGGTTCGACGCGGTACCCGAGGGAAAGACCTACGACGAGAAGCTCGAGAAGTTCTACCAGCAGATTCGCGACCTGCAGCCCGGCATCACGGAGATTATCTTCCACCCGTCGACGTCGACGCCTGGCCTGCAGCACATCACGGGCTCGTGGCAGCAGCGTGCGTGGGAGGCCCAGATGTTCTCCGACCCACAGGTGAAGGAGTTCCTCAAGCGCGAGGGGATCGTCTTCACCAACTGGAAGGAGATGATGGCCCGTTGGGAAGAACGCTTCGGCAAGGACGTGCCGAAGCCTGAGGCGAAGGAGAACTAACTCCTTGGAAGACGCAACCCCCGCGGCCGCCTCCTGCGGCACTCCGCAGGATGATCGGCAAGAGGAACTGCTCGGCGCGCGTGCCGTGTTGCACGCCGCCGAGGTGCAGGCGTCGACACGCTTCGACGCGGTGATCCTGCTGTTGAGTTGCGCGGCGCTGGCGCTGTCGGTGTTTTGGACCCAGGGGCAATTGCCCGCGCCTACGGGGCGTTTGAGGTTTCTACTGGCGCTGGCGCGAATCGATTTCCTGGCGAGCATCGGCACCAGTCTGTGCGCGCTGCAGAGCAGCCGGATGGCCACACGTCACGAGCTGCGCATGCTCGATCGCGCGGCGGCAGATCCGGCAGCGCTGCGCGAAGAAACGGCCTGGACCGGCGCGGGAGATGTGCTGCGCTGGGTCGCGCTGGGAACCTTCGCCGGCGGCGTGGTGTTTCTCCTGTGGTTCGCAGTTGCGCGGAGTTAACTTGCGCGGTCGGCCGCCATCGCCCCGCTCTCGGCGGCAAAGTGGCAGGCGACGCGGTGTTCGACGTCGCCCCCCACCGGCAGTAACTGCGGTGTTTGCTCGCGGCACTCGGCCGGGTTGCCCTTCAGTTCGTACAGCGGGCAGCGCGGGTGGAACGAGCAACCGCACGGGACATTGATCGGCGAGGGCACATCGTCGTCGCGGGCCACCAGCGCCGGGCGACGGCGTTTGGGGTCGGGGATCGGAATGGCCGAGAGCAGCACCCGCGTGTAGGGATGTCGCGGACCACGGTAGAGCTTTTCGGTGGGCGCTTGCTCGACGATCTTGCCCAGGTACATCACGGCCACTTCGTGGCTGATGTGCCGCACGACGCCCAGATCGTGGCTGATCATCAAGTAACTCAGCCCGAACTCGCCTTGCAGCCGGCGCAACAAGTTGACGACCTGCGCGCGGATCGAGACGTCGAGCGCACTGGTGGGCTCGTCGCAAACGATGAAGTCGGGCTCGAGCGCCAATGCCCGGGCAATACCGATACGTTGCCGTTGACCACCGGAGAACTCGTGCGGGTAGCGCCCCATGGCATCGCCGCGCAAACCGACGCGGCGCAGCAATTCGGCCACGCGCGATTCAAGTTCCGAGCCGCGCGCCACGCGGTGGATCCACAAGGGCTCGCCGACGATGGCGCCCACCGTCATGCGCGGATTGAGCGAGCCGTAGGGATCTTGAAAGATGATCTGCATTCGTCGCCGTAGCTCGCGCAGGTTCGGGCGTGGCAGGTGGTAGATCGGTTGGCCATCGAAGATCACTTCGCCCGACGAGCGCGGGACGAGCGCGAGCATGACGCGGCCCACGGTGGTCTTGCCGCAGCCGCTCTCGCCCACCAGGCCCAGCGTACGACCTCGGTCGAGCGTGAAGCTGACACCGTCGACCGCTTTGACCCACTCGCGCACGCGCGAGAAGACTCCCCCGCGCACCGGAAAGTGTTTGACCAGGTCGCGCACTTCGACCAGGGGGCCAGCGCCGGAGTGCGGCTTGGATTGAGCGACTGGTAGCGACGTGGCGGGAGGAGATGCTGGCATCCGTGTCTTGCACCGGCGGGCGGCCGGCGCCACTTAGGTCTGTGCGGGATTACGAGATGAACAAGTCATTGAGGCACGCTGTCGCGTGTGGGAGTGGTCAGGAGCGAATCCGCCACCCAGCAAGCCGAGTGATGTCCCGGAGCAATCTCGCTTAGCGGAGGCTCCTCGGTACATTTTTCGAACGCCAGCGGGCAGCGATCGCGAAAGCGGCAGCCGCTCGGGAAACTCGTCGGCGAAGGGACGTTGCCTTCGATGGCGCGCAATTCATCGTCGTGGCGATCGACGCGCGGTAGGCTGTCGAAGAGGCCACGCGTGTAGGGGTGCGCGGGACGCGAGAACAACTCATCCACCCCGGCTCGTTCGATGACCCGACCGGCGTACATCACCACCACTTCGTCCGCCATCTCGGCCACGACTCCCAAATCGTGCGTGATGAGCAACAGTGCCATGCCATGCTTGGCTTGGCTTTTGCGCAGCAGTTCAAGAATGCGGGCTTGAATCGTGACGTCGAGCGCCGTGGTGGGCTCGTCGGCGATGAGTAACTTCGGCTCGCAGACCAGCGCCATGGCGATCATCGCCCGTTGCTTCATGCCGCCCGAGAGCTCGTGCGGGTATTGATCGAGCCGTCGCTCTGGCTCGCTCATCCGCACCTCGGTCAACACGCGCAGCATCTCGCCGCGGATATCGCGCTCGGGGATCTCGCGGTGCAGGCGAATCGCTTCGGCGATTTGCGCGCCGATCGTGAAGACAGGGTTCAGGCTGGTGGCGGGCTCCTGAAAGATCATGGCAATCTCGCCACCGCGAATCGCCTGCATGTCGTGTTGGGAGAGGGGGAGCAGATTGCGTCCCTCGAACAGGATCTGCCCGCCGGCGAATTCACCGGGGGGAGTCGGCACGAGTTTAAGAACACTGAGCGCGGTGACGGTCTTGCCGCAGCCACTCTCTCCCACGACGGCGACCGTCTTGCCCCGGCCGACCGAGATCGAAACCCCGTCGACCGCCCGTGCCAGCCCCTGCTCGGTGCGGAAGTAGGTCTTCAGGTCGCGGATTTCGAGCAGCGGGGCATCGGGCACGGCGGACGTCCTTGCGGGTGCTTCAGTTAATACCTGTACGGATCGAACGCCCGTGCCGGTCGACGTTGGTGCTTGGCGGGCAGTGTTGGGCTGGTCCTGTAATGCCTAAGTCCAGATTCGGCATGGGGATGTGATTCTAGAAGTGACGCTTGATGCGGTCAATCGAAGTGGCTCGGGGCCGGCGATTGACAGTAGACGGGTCCGGATGAGCCCCGATGTGAATCTGCGCGATTCAGTAAGAGTTTGCTGGTTGTGCTCAATTTAAGGGGCAGTTTTTGCCGATCTCTCGCGTGCGGCATTCTGCGATGGCGCATCGATCACCGTCTCACTGCGGTGCAAAGAATCGAATGGCGCACAGGGGGTGCTTTCGTCACCTTCGCGCAAGGAATTACGGAGTACGGGGCCATGGCTCGCCCGGCACGTTGCACGCGAATTGCTTCTTCGCTGGCTGTCGCGGCTGCGCTCGTTGTCATGCTCGGCGCCACTACCGGTTGCTGTTGCACCGGTTGGACCTTGCACGGCGACTGGTCGCTGGGAATTGCGCCTGGCGGTGGAGGCGGCTGTTACGACGGATA
Protein-coding regions in this window:
- a CDS encoding polysaccharide deacetylase family protein produces the protein MNHSTCVHSFRFLGRRCGQLFVLALSLLACGATVVRAETWGEKLGYPADARVLILHADDIGMCYEANEAAKNYLPAGDIQSAAMMVPCPWFNEIANWYQEHPEHDMGLHLAMNSEWKWYRWGPVAPREKVPNMIDREGYLHRDILPLVAKAKGDEIETEIRAQVERALSRGIKPSHIDTHMGALYARPDYTAAYLKVAEEYRIPAMVIEPSDRVAEKFRKQGVPVSEQLRSMLVNYKLPKLDWFDAVPEGKTYDEKLEKFYQQIRDLQPGITEIIFHPSTSTPGLQHITGSWQQRAWEAQMFSDPQVKEFLKREGIVFTNWKEMMARWEERFGKDVPKPEAKEN
- a CDS encoding ABC transporter ATP-binding protein, producing the protein MPDAPLLEIRDLKTYFRTEQGLARAVDGVSISVGRGKTVAVVGESGCGKTVTALSVLKLVPTPPGEFAGGQILFEGRNLLPLSQHDMQAIRGGEIAMIFQEPATSLNPVFTIGAQIAEAIRLHREIPERDIRGEMLRVLTEVRMSEPERRLDQYPHELSGGMKQRAMIAMALVCEPKLLIADEPTTALDVTIQARILELLRKSQAKHGMALLLITHDLGVVAEMADEVVVMYAGRVIERAGVDELFSRPAHPYTRGLFDSLPRVDRHDDELRAIEGNVPSPTSFPSGCRFRDRCPLAFEKCTEEPPLSEIAPGHHSACWVADSLLTTPTRDSVPQ
- a CDS encoding VWA domain-containing protein; this encodes MNACTHPARATNGLASSFVLPVLIAMALGATFTSVSRAQGLLVVTDPAQRVRLPRPILPQPTQPSYKIDELSVDVRLVDQIARVQVSQTFENTGSSTLEAEFVFPLPYDGAVDQLTLLVDGKEYPAKLLSADEARKLYEEIVRKNRDPALLEWIGTGMFRTSVFPIPAGQKRTVTLRYSQICRTDRGLTDFVFPLSTAKYTSRPIDDVKLKVTIESAIEIKNVYSPSYPVNIERPDSNHATVTYTASKSIPRDDFRLFYAVDPGKVGTAVLSYRPTDEDEGFFLLLASPRIEAQAAERPAKTVVFVVDRSGSMSGEKIEQARGALKFVLNNLRSGDLFNIVAYDSEIELFRPELQKFDDETRQAALTFVEGLYAGGSTNIDGALTAALGQLVDNSRPNYVIFLTDGLPTQGEQNEAKIVARTKETNQVRARIFPFGVGFDVNSRLLDKLARVNHGQSEFVQPNENIEDRVSRLYRRIESPVLTDVKIEFVMDEAGNSSPVNRLYPRENYDLFEGEQLVLVGRYRKPGNIQVTISGQVHGARQSYDFTAELVEKSKDDSYAFVEKLWAMRRVGEIIDEIDLKGKNDELVRELVELATRHGILTPYTSFLADDSTNLHETAANATRAGVALEQLSETNGQFGFLQRAAKSSLQNAQMAAPAALGAVGGADGLVRGLPSLHADEEESVVDNVRNLGAKSFYRRANRWVDSTVSEEAEKNAIRLVQFSDDYFKLADQHGREIARYLAFDEPVLVNIEGQTYWIDPATP
- a CDS encoding ATP-binding cassette domain-containing protein encodes the protein MPASPPATSLPVAQSKPHSGAGPLVEVRDLVKHFPVRGGVFSRVREWVKAVDGVSFTLDRGRTLGLVGESGCGKTTVGRVMLALVPRSSGEVIFDGQPIYHLPRPNLRELRRRMQIIFQDPYGSLNPRMTVGAIVGEPLWIHRVARGSELESRVAELLRRVGLRGDAMGRYPHEFSGGQRQRIGIARALALEPDFIVCDEPTSALDVSIRAQVVNLLRRLQGEFGLSYLMISHDLGVVRHISHEVAVMYLGKIVEQAPTEKLYRGPRHPYTRVLLSAIPIPDPKRRRPALVARDDDVPSPINVPCGCSFHPRCPLYELKGNPAECREQTPQLLPVGGDVEHRVACHFAAESGAMAADRAS
- a CDS encoding PQQ-binding-like beta-propeller repeat protein — its product is MTQKSAPTCSRVSSTLLLLLTTIPMLGADWLEFRGNANQSIASGSTYPLKWSAQENVAWKSPLPGAGVSGPIVIGNRVVITASSGIKDDRLHVMCFKTSDGSLLWERRFWATGRTLHHPTSSVAAPTPASDGESIFAFYSSNDLICLDLEGNLRWLRGLTHDYPTAANDVGMASSPLVVGNTVIVQCQSQGESFAAGINKKDGTDLWRHDLTKTACWTSPTLFRAPAENGASTDVVLIQSPDRTTAHDPASGKILWSYDASCQSIASSCSADGIVYLPADGLTALKPAAKDGAVEVLWKSNRLGPYAGSPVFDRDLIYVINRSGVLACADDKSDMKWQARLKGTFWATPVLAGDHMYCVNQDGLTLVVKLGEKGEVVAENELGDSVLGSPALVDGAIYLRGVGHLWKIADATQASK